The following coding sequences are from one Vicinamibacterales bacterium window:
- a CDS encoding ATP-binding cassette domain-containing protein — translation MTATGQVLAVRGLELLRGSRRILQGVDLTVGTGELVALMGLSGSGKTTILRAIAGLERFGGGSIDVDGLVLDGQGSHHDALHRKVGMVFQFHCLWEHLTAVQNICLAPVHVYRTSPAAAAARARELLADLGVAHREHALPRELSGGEAQRVAIARALAADPKLLLMDEPTASLDPARRGELGNTLQELVATGRSLLLTSHDDDFVRDFATRVVVLADGVVVEAGDPQVVLTSPAHEATRRLLDLKAPAAPGRQAAGSQSSGQARRR, via the coding sequence ATGACTGCCACGGGACAGGTACTGGCCGTCCGGGGGCTGGAACTGCTGCGCGGCTCCCGGCGCATCCTGCAGGGGGTGGACCTGACCGTGGGCACCGGCGAGCTGGTGGCGCTGATGGGGCTCTCGGGCTCGGGCAAGACGACGATCCTGCGCGCGATCGCCGGCCTGGAGAGGTTCGGCGGCGGCTCCATCGACGTGGACGGACTGGTGCTGGACGGGCAGGGGAGTCACCACGACGCCCTGCACAGGAAGGTCGGCATGGTGTTCCAGTTCCATTGCCTGTGGGAGCACCTGACCGCCGTCCAGAACATCTGCCTGGCCCCGGTGCACGTCTATCGGACGTCCCCGGCCGCGGCGGCCGCACGGGCGCGCGAACTCCTGGCCGACCTGGGCGTGGCCCACCGCGAGCACGCCCTGCCACGGGAGCTGTCCGGAGGAGAAGCGCAGCGCGTGGCGATCGCCCGGGCGCTCGCTGCCGACCCCAAGCTGCTGCTCATGGACGAGCCGACGGCGTCGCTGGATCCCGCGCGGCGCGGCGAGCTGGGGAACACGCTCCAGGAGCTCGTCGCCACGGGCCGGAGTCTGCTCCTCACGTCGCACGACGACGACTTCGTGCGCGACTTCGCCACGCGGGTCGTCGTCCTGGCCGACGGGGTGGTGGTGGAAGCCGGCGATCCTCAGGTGGTGCTGACCTCGCCCGCTCATGAGGCGACGCGGCGGCTGCTGGACCTGAAGGCGCCGGCGGCCCCGGGAAGGCAAGCCGCTGGCAGTCAATCGTCCGGTCAGGCGCGACGCCGGTGA
- a CDS encoding class I SAM-dependent methyltransferase — protein MNDDLQRVFRDIHDKNKWQSAETVSGLGSELTQTATLLAELQRLLARLAVQTLLDIPCGDHHWIRSLEVPRYIGADILPELVARNLAEFGGDFRVLDITTDPLPRADLVLCRDLFGHLSDRHVLAALQNVERSGSSWLACTTFTSTTNQPRDTDAGWRPLNLLAAPYHLRPVWLFNEQCTEGDGRFDDKCVGVFDVSRLTCGRFAR, from the coding sequence GTGAACGACGACCTCCAGCGGGTGTTCCGGGACATCCACGACAAGAACAAGTGGCAATCCGCGGAAACGGTGTCGGGACTCGGATCCGAACTGACGCAGACCGCGACGCTTCTCGCAGAGCTGCAGCGCCTCCTCGCTCGGCTCGCGGTCCAGACCTTGCTCGACATCCCGTGCGGCGACCATCACTGGATTCGGTCGCTTGAGGTACCGCGCTACATCGGCGCCGACATTCTGCCTGAGCTCGTCGCGCGAAATCTGGCCGAGTTTGGCGGGGACTTCCGCGTGCTCGACATCACCACCGATCCCCTGCCGCGCGCGGATCTGGTGCTCTGCCGCGATCTCTTCGGCCACCTGTCGGACCGCCACGTGCTCGCGGCGCTCCAGAACGTCGAGCGAAGCGGCTCCTCATGGCTGGCATGCACGACGTTCACCAGCACGACGAACCAGCCGCGGGATACGGACGCGGGATGGAGGCCCCTGAATCTGCTTGCCGCCCCTTACCACCTACGCCCGGTGTGGCTCTTCAACGAACAGTGCACGGAAGGCGACGGCCGCTTCGACGACAAGTGCGTAGGCGTGTTCGACGTGAGCCGCTTGACCTGCGGCCGCTTCGCGCGCTGA
- a CDS encoding glycosyltransferase: protein MTRHGDHEGGAPRHDADRGAVMPSRSPVELFVTLHGRDDAYVMALAAMYASMRSHTAASLRFTIVHDASVRQDSLDRVAAFIRERDEAHLVNIEAHPDIDALARECADARYSPAVLWRVFAPDLMPDSAKVLLVDADLVFLCDVLRLWEVDVSNAAIAAVRRGKPWPAEYHDLIETPSDRYFRIGLSVLNLQRMRQDERFRTTRASFLRTRLPAINALVCLPEQSVFNYFFSGSARPLEATLVPAGHFNPADERAVARLLGTMDCGGTLVLDLKGWQHRSPFDYFYWSYLLLTPWRAQAYAELVAHQRGGRPSHAG from the coding sequence GTGACCCGTCATGGCGACCATGAAGGCGGCGCCCCGCGGCACGACGCGGATCGGGGCGCGGTGATGCCGAGCCGGTCCCCCGTCGAGTTGTTCGTCACCCTGCACGGCCGCGACGATGCGTATGTGATGGCGCTTGCCGCAATGTACGCCTCGATGCGGTCGCACACGGCGGCCTCGCTTCGATTCACCATCGTGCACGACGCCTCGGTTCGACAGGACAGCCTCGACAGGGTGGCCGCGTTCATTCGCGAGCGGGACGAGGCGCACCTCGTGAACATCGAGGCTCATCCGGACATCGATGCGCTCGCCCGCGAGTGCGCCGACGCCCGCTACTCGCCCGCGGTCCTGTGGCGCGTATTCGCACCGGACCTGATGCCAGACTCGGCCAAGGTCCTGCTCGTCGACGCCGACCTGGTATTCCTGTGCGACGTCCTGCGCCTGTGGGAGGTGGACGTCTCGAACGCCGCCATCGCCGCGGTGCGGCGCGGTAAGCCCTGGCCTGCCGAGTACCACGACCTCATCGAGACGCCGTCCGACCGCTATTTTCGGATCGGGCTCAGCGTGCTGAACCTGCAGCGCATGCGGCAAGACGAACGATTCCGGACGACACGGGCGTCCTTTCTCCGGACGAGGCTGCCGGCCATCAATGCGCTCGTCTGTCTACCGGAACAATCGGTCTTCAATTACTTCTTCAGTGGGAGCGCGCGCCCACTTGAGGCGACCCTCGTGCCGGCCGGGCACTTCAACCCTGCCGACGAGCGGGCAGTGGCGCGCCTGCTCGGCACCATGGACTGTGGCGGGACACTGGTGCTGGATCTAAAGGGGTGGCAGCATCGTTCGCCATTCGACTACTTCTACTGGAGCTACCTGCTGTTGACGCCCTGGCGTGCCCAAGCCTACGCCGAGCTGGTGGCCCACCAACGCGGAGGCCGGCCTTCCCACGCCGGCTGA
- a CDS encoding sulfotransferase codes for MSDNFRFLIVGAGRGGTSLLAALLDYHSQLEVGFEQHAESCLMGKALPPGVPITFEGRVGAFMAACHADADRYAGRIWGNKITTEQVLSLETAPPPASAGSFDVLNALFNQHLRDQAVVFILRDGRACVNSKVRRTGQPMEIACRKWLYSVECYQFFKTRHPRSLCVKFEDLLAAPESTLRSTCELLGIPYEPGMLEGVANEKMLPDYRSATIDRSKRAPADLPEPHLESIRAGLIECGYL; via the coding sequence GTGAGCGACAACTTCCGATTCCTGATCGTAGGCGCAGGTCGCGGAGGGACCAGTCTCCTGGCGGCCCTGCTCGATTACCACTCGCAGCTCGAAGTGGGGTTCGAACAGCACGCCGAGTCGTGCCTGATGGGCAAGGCGCTGCCGCCCGGGGTTCCCATCACCTTCGAGGGCCGCGTCGGAGCGTTCATGGCGGCATGCCACGCGGATGCCGATCGGTATGCCGGCAGAATCTGGGGCAACAAGATCACGACCGAACAGGTCTTGTCGCTCGAGACGGCGCCCCCGCCGGCGTCTGCGGGGTCGTTCGACGTGCTCAACGCCCTCTTCAATCAGCACCTGCGCGATCAGGCGGTGGTGTTCATCCTGCGAGACGGGCGGGCGTGCGTGAACTCGAAGGTGCGCCGAACCGGGCAGCCGATGGAGATCGCGTGCCGGAAGTGGTTGTACTCGGTCGAGTGCTACCAGTTCTTCAAGACGCGCCATCCGCGCAGCCTGTGCGTCAAGTTCGAGGACCTGCTGGCCGCTCCAGAGTCCACGCTTCGGTCAACCTGCGAACTCCTCGGGATTCCCTACGAGCCCGGGATGCTGGAGGGCGTCGCGAACGAGAAGATGCTCCCCGACTATCGAAGCGCGACGATTGACCGCTCGAAGCGTGCTCCGGCCGACCTTCCCGAGCCTCACTTGGAGTCGATCCGGGCAGGCCTCATCGAGTGCGGGTACCTGTGA
- the rocF gene encoding arginase gives MPLAHLIGVPLDLGGNRRGVDMGPSAIRIAGLADQLTALGVTVSDRGDVPSPMPERKGPGDPSKRYVKDIARVCQRLYQTALASLGEGALPIVLGGDHSLGAGSVAASAAWLRAQGKALGVIWVDAHADINSPATSPSGNVHGMPLAALLGREPQELARFAGSEPSVRAEHVVLVGIRNLDDREKEIVREAGVHAFTMKDIDRLGIGEVMDRALAAASAGTGGIHVSYDLDACDPAIAPGVGTPVKGGLDYREAHFVAEAVAESGRMVALDLVEVNPALDVRNATAELATELALSAFGKRIL, from the coding sequence ATGCCGCTCGCGCATCTCATCGGCGTTCCCCTGGACCTCGGCGGCAACCGCCGCGGCGTGGACATGGGCCCGTCGGCCATCCGCATCGCCGGACTCGCCGACCAGCTGACGGCGCTGGGCGTCACCGTCAGCGACCGCGGCGACGTGCCCTCGCCGATGCCCGAGCGGAAGGGGCCGGGCGACCCGAGCAAGCGCTACGTGAAGGACATCGCCCGCGTGTGCCAGAGGCTCTATCAGACGGCGCTCGCGTCGCTCGGCGAAGGCGCCCTGCCCATCGTGCTCGGCGGCGATCATTCCCTGGGCGCCGGGTCCGTGGCCGCCAGCGCGGCGTGGCTCCGGGCGCAGGGCAAGGCCCTGGGCGTCATCTGGGTGGACGCCCACGCCGACATCAACTCGCCCGCCACCTCGCCCTCCGGCAACGTGCATGGCATGCCGTTGGCGGCCCTCCTCGGGCGCGAGCCGCAGGAGCTCGCGCGCTTCGCGGGCTCCGAGCCGTCGGTCCGTGCCGAGCACGTCGTCCTGGTGGGCATCCGCAATCTCGACGATCGCGAGAAGGAGATCGTCCGGGAGGCCGGCGTGCACGCCTTCACCATGAAGGACATCGACCGGCTCGGCATCGGCGAGGTGATGGACCGCGCGCTCGCGGCGGCGTCGGCCGGCACGGGCGGCATCCACGTGTCGTACGATCTCGACGCGTGCGACCCGGCGATCGCGCCCGGCGTCGGCACGCCCGTCAAGGGCGGCCTCGACTACCGCGAGGCGCACTTCGTGGCGGAGGCCGTCGCCGAATCGGGCCGGATGGTGGCGCTGGACCTCGTGGAAGTGAACCCGGCGCTCGACGTCCGCAACGCCACGGCGGAGCTCGCGACCGAACTCGCGCTCTCGGCGTTCGGCAAGCGGATTCTCTGA
- a CDS encoding DUF2911 domain-containing protein, which produces MTQRRAYIWAVIVAAVAVAAGVGTAQEQRVSPHETVKGTIDGANVSITYGRPAMKGRKIFGGLVPYGQIWRTGADEATVLETDKALMFGPIHVNPGKISLYSLIDEKTWRLVLNKQVGQWGTDYNQAQDLGRVPMRVEKLSTPVERLTISLDKNPAGKGGVIVIQWETTKASVVVTTM; this is translated from the coding sequence GTGACTCAGCGTCGTGCATACATTTGGGCCGTGATCGTCGCGGCCGTGGCAGTGGCCGCGGGCGTCGGGACCGCGCAGGAACAGCGTGTCAGCCCCCACGAGACCGTGAAGGGCACCATCGACGGCGCCAACGTGAGCATCACCTACGGGCGCCCGGCGATGAAGGGCCGGAAGATCTTCGGCGGCCTGGTGCCGTACGGCCAGATCTGGCGCACCGGCGCGGATGAAGCCACCGTCCTCGAGACCGACAAGGCCCTGATGTTCGGACCGATCCACGTCAACCCAGGGAAGATTTCGCTCTACTCCCTCATCGACGAAAAGACCTGGCGCCTGGTGCTCAACAAGCAGGTGGGCCAGTGGGGCACCGACTACAACCAGGCCCAGGACCTGGGCCGCGTGCCGATGCGCGTGGAGAAGCTGTCGACGCCCGTGGAACGCCTGACGATCTCGCTCGACAAGAACCCCGCCGGGAAGGGCGGAGTGATCGTCATTCAGTGGGAGACGACGAAAGCGTCGGTAGTGGTCACGACGATGTGA